AATTATCAACTTCTTTTTTAAGTTCAATACTTTCACTTAGTGCATTATCAGAATTTAAATCTCTTATAAGTTCTTCATACTGATTTATAATGTCTTTTTGTTTTTTTAAAAGGTCCTTAGCCTTATTTTTAAGTTCCATAACACTCCTCCAATTTATCCTAAATCTAAAATTTCTAATACTTCATCTTCCAAGAACTTAATAGCTTCGCGATTAGTTAAACTAGAAACCAAACTATATAACAACCTAATTCCAGTTATATTTTACCATATAATTCAAATTATTATATAGTTAAATTATAAATCTGTTCATATTACTATTTAAATTTAAAAATTCGTCTAGTTGCTACGCACTGACTCGTGTCGCCAATTATGACTATATACTCTGTTGCTTAAAATAGTTGCAAGTGTAGTTCTTCCATCAATATTACTACCCATAGAGCTAAAATTTTACAATCCCTTAGTATAAAAAAAAGTAGATATTAACTTAAGTTAATATCTACTTTAATTATTAATTAAAATTCTGCACTTTTTGGTGTTCTTGGGAAAGGTATAACGTCTCTTATATTACCCATACCAGTTAAATACATTATAGCTCTTTCAAATCCAAGTCCATATCCAGCATGCTTTGTTCCACCGAATTTTCTAAGTTCTAAATACCACCAATAATCTTCTTCGTTAAGATTCATCTCTTTCATTCTAGACTCTAGTATATCAAGTCTCTCTTCTCTTTGACTTCCTCCTATTATCTCTCCTACACCAGGAACTAATAAGTCAGCTGCTGCAACAGTCTTATTGTCATCATTAAGTCTCATATAGAAAGATTTGATATCTTTTGGATAATCAGTAACAAATAGAGGCTTCTTGTATACTTCATCAGTTAAATATCTTTCATGCTCTGTTTGAAGATCGCATCCCCATTCTACAGGATAATCAAATTCTTTACCTGAATTTTTAAGAATTTCCACTGCCTCTGTATATGTTATTCTACCAAAATCAGAATTAACCACATTGTTTAATCTATCAAGTAACTCTTTGTCTATAAATTTATTGAAAAATTCCATTTCTTCAGGAGCATTTTCCATAACATAATTAATTAAGTATTTCATCATATCTTCTGCTAAGTTCATATAATCATTAAGATCTGCAAATGCAATCTCAGGCTCAATCATCCAAAACTCTGATGCATGTCTAGATGTATTAGAATTTTCTGCTCTAAACGTTGGTCCAAAAGTATAAATATTTCTAAATGCTAATGCATAAGCTTCTGCTTCTAATTGTCCACTCACTGTTAAATTAGTCTCTTTTCCAAAGAAATCTTTAGAATAATCAACATTCCCATCTTCATCAATAGCTGGATTTTTCATATCTAAAGTAGTTATTCTAAACATTTCTCCAGCACCTTCGCAGTCACTACCTGTTATTACAGGAGTATGCGTATATACAAATCCTTGTTCTTGGAAAAATTTATGTATAGCATAAGCAGCTATAGAACGAACTCTAAATACTGCTGAAAATGTATTACTACGAGGTCTTAAGTGTGCTATAGTTCTTAAGTATTCAAGAGTATGTCTTTTCTTTTGTAGAGGATACTCGTTTGAAGACTCTCCCTCAACAATTATTTTAGTAGCCTTTATTTCGAAAGGTTGTTTTGATCCAGGCGTTAATGCTAACTTACCTTCAACAATTATAGACGTACTAATAGATAATTTACTTATTTCTTTAAAGTTTTCTAAGTTTTCTTCAAATACAACTTGGATATTTTTAAAGAAGCTACCATCATTTATTTCTATAAATCCAAATGCCTTTGAAGATCTTAGTGTTCTTATCCATCCTGATATTTGTATAGTTTGATCAGAATACTTTTGTGTTTCTCTGTAAATTTCTTTTACCAGTATGTTTTTCATACTATTATACCTCCTTATATATTTTTATTTACCCGAAAGCTAAAAATTCTATGCCAATCCTCTTAAAGTTTGAGATAAGAATTTAATCACTTCTGGATTGATTCTTATGCAAGTTAAAACCGATATACTTTCTTTACAAATAAAAAAAAAGTCTTTCATCCCTATAAAGGGACGAAAAACTTATTATTCGCGGTACCACCCTAATTGCCATAATATGGCCACTTAATGTTAAATACAAAGATTTACTTTATATTTTTCATTTGATAACGGTATGAATCCGTCTAAGCCTACTGCCTATTAGATTTCGGTTAGAAACTCCAAGCTGTTCTTCTCTATGACTTTTAATATTGGTCTTTCACCACCACCAACTCGCTTTAATCAAAATAATTCATAGATACTCTTCTCTTCATTGTTTTTAAATATTTTATTTTAATTAGTATTTACATTATATTACCTTTATTTTTTAATGTCAAACATAATTTAACATTAAAGTTTCATCCAAAAGCTAAAAGTTATAAGACTTCATCTGAGCTAAATTTTACTTTATCTATTTTTGATTTTCATCATCTACCCATTCTTTTGCTTCTTCAGTTGCCCTTTGACTTGGTATTGATACATTTGTTTCATCAAATACACTCTCAATATCTGCCCATGCTGCAGTTTCGTGACTTTCTGCTAAATTAGTAAATTTATTTCTTTTGTCTTTATTTTTCATGTCAATCACTCCTTTAATCATATTATTTACTAAATTTAAAAATTTATTATAATTATCTATGTATAATTTATTCTCTAGTTTATTTTTGCTTGTTTTCATGATAAAATATTTTAGATTAGATTTTTATTTTAATAAACTTGTTTTTTTAGGTTGTATTTATAATTATCTATAATATAAATTAATAATGGTAATTATATAATAGTAATTTTAAATTATATAATCATTATTAAATCATATAACTCAAGAAAATATAATTGTAGGAGGATTTATTATGAAAAAAGAGTTCAAGCAAGAAATAAAAAAGAAAGTAGACTTAAAAAACATGAATCAAGCCGAAAAAGACTTATCTACTATGTTCGGTAAGATGATATTAAAAAAATCGATTATACCTATTATTTTAATATTGGTATCATTCTTTGGAACAAAGTCATTTATTCCTAATATTTGGGTAAGATTTGGAATTACGTTAGCTATTACAGCTGGATCTTTCTATTATTTAAAATTGTACAGAGATAAACTTCAACAATTAAAATACTACGAAGGAAAAGTTATATACTTCCAAAAGAAAGAAAATCACTATGAACTTTTACTTAAAAACGGAAAATTGCCTATTAAATTAAATGTTAAAAAAGGTTTAAATGAAAATAATGTTAGAAAAAATCAAATCTTACGTTTATATTACAATGAACCTGAAAAAGTTGCTATTATAGTTAAATAGTTTTTAATAAAACAGAGTCTTTTAATTTAGATTCTGTTTTTTTGTTTATATTAAAATTACAATTTTTGATATTATCCAATTTAATTAATTCTATATAGATTTTTTTAATAAAAAAGTGTAAAATATCATTGTATACAATATACTATACAATTGAAAGAGGTGTTTTATTTGAAATTATTTAGACAACTAGGTATAATTTTATTTATATGTCTTTTAGGAGAGGTCATTTCTAATTTTCTAGCGTTTCCATTGCCAGGTAGTATAATCGGTATGATATTGTTGTTTATAGCTCTTAGTACAGGAATAATAGAGCTTTATATGATAGCAGATATAAGTAAGTTCTTATTAAACAATCTAGCTTTCTTTTTTATACCAGCAGGAGTAGGTTTAATATCGTCTCTTGATATATTAAAAGGTCAATGGTTTATATTATTTTTCATATCTATTATTTCTACTATATTAGTTATATTGACAACTGGAACTACAATTCAAATATTAAAAAGAAGGAGAGATTAATATGAGTTTTGTTGATAATCCTATATTCGGTATACTTATAACTATAATAGCTTTTGAAATTAGTGTTTTTATAAATAAAAAAACAAAACTTCCAATTTTAAATCCTGTATTTATAAGTATGATAATTATAATTTCATTTCTTTTAGTTTTAAATATTGATTTTGATTCATATAATAAAGGAGGTAGCTATATTACTTTTTTCTTAACTCCAGCTACAGTAATACTAGCAGTTCCATTGTATAAGCAATTTGATCTTTTAAAAAAGAATTTACTTCCTATTTTAATAGGAGTATTTATAGGTTGTTTAACATCTATATCGAGCATAATATTTTTAAGTAAATATTTAAATGTAAATACTCAAATAGGCCTATCACTGATTCCAAAATCAATAACTACCCCTATAGGTATCGAAGTATCCAATCAAATAGGTGGTATACCCTCAATAACTATAATTTGTATAATTATAACTGGTGTTATAGGCGCTGTTTTAGGCCCTTCAGTATGTAAATTTTTTAAAATAAAAGACAAGATAGCTATAGGTGTTTCAATAGGAACTTCATCGCACGCTCTTGGTACTACAAAGGCAATGGAACTTGGAGAAACCGAAGGTGCTATGAGTAGCCTTTCAATAGGAATTGCAGGTATTATAACTGTTTTATTAACACCTATATTGATAAAATTTATAGGTTAAAATTTAAGTCATATTCTTAATTCAGAATATGACTTTTGTATTTTTATACTATTTACTATTATTTTTATTCATTTTTGTTTCCATTTTTTGGTTAAAATGGTATAATATAATAAATTGATTAAATTTTCTGAATTTTTCTTTTTTAGTAAGGGGGCGTACTATTATGTTACAGAAATCTTTAAGTAAAGACAAATTTAACGAACTAGATGATTTTATAAGCTCACTTGAGGACAAAAAAGGTGCTTTAATAGAAGTTCTTCATAAAGCTCAACATATTTTTGGTTACCTTCCGAAAGATGTTCAATTATTTATAAGTAAAAAATTGAATGTACCTTCTTCAAAAGTATTCGGTGTTGTAAGTTTCTATTCTTACTTTACTACAAAACCAAGAGGAAAATATGTTGTAAATATTTGCCTTGGAACAGTATGTTTTGTAAAAGGCGCTGATAAAATAATGGAGAAATTTGAGCAAACACTTAATATCAAGTGCGGAGAAACCACTCCAGACGGTAAGTTCACATTAGAAGGTTTAAGATGTGTTGGTGCCTGTGGTTTAGCACCTGTAGTCGTTATAAACGAAAAAGTTTATGGCCATGTTACACTGGACGACGTTGAAAAAATACTTTCCAATTACAATAATGAAGTTGAAGAGAAAGAATTAGCACAATCTTCAATATAATTTATAAGGGGGGAGAAAGATAATTATGAGTAAAATAAAATCATTTAAGGACTTAATTAATCTTAATGAAACGCTAAAGCCACTTATCGATATGAGAAATAATACACACTTTGAAGATACAGATACAAATTTAAAAGAAATTTTAGTTTGTGGGGGGACAGGATGTCATTCTGCTGAAAGTGATAAGATAATTGAAAACCTTAAAGCCAGCATTAAAAGTAATAATCTATTAAATAAAGTAAAAGTTTCATTGACTGGATGTTTTGGATTTTGTGCCAAAGGACCTATAGTTAAAATTTTTCCAGATAATGTATTCTATGTAAATGTCTCACCTAAAGATGCTGAAGAAATAATAAGCGAGCATATATTAAAGGGAAATGTTATCGACAGACTATTATTTGAAGAACCCACTATTAACCAAAAGGTTAAAAAACACGATGATATGTCATTTTATAAAAAGCAAATGCGAATAGCTCTTAGAAACTGTGGTCTTATAAACCCAGAAGATATAAATGAATACATAGCAGAAAATGGTTATATGGCGCTTGGAGAAGCAATAACTTCTATGTCTAGAGAAGAAGTCATAGATGTACTAAAGAAATCAGGTCTTAGAGGACGAGGAGGAGCTGGCTTCCCTACAGGTTTAAAATGGGAATCAACTTTAAATGCTTCATCTCATGAAAAATACGTTATCTGTAATGCTGATGAAGGTGATCCAGGAGCATTTATGGATAGATCTGTTCTTGAAGGAGACCCACACTCCGTTCTAGAAGCTATGATAATCAACGGATATGCTATAGGATCAAATAATGGTTATATATATATTCGTGCTGAATATCCTTTAGCTATTCATAGACTTAGAATAGCTATAGATCAAGCTCGAGAATTTGGCTTTCTAGGAAAAGATATATTAGGAACGGGATTCGACTTTGATATTGAGCTTAAGTATGGAGCTGGAGCATTTGTATGCGGAGAAGCAACTGCTCTTATACACTCTATTGAAGGAAATCGCGGAGAACCTAGAATGAAAACAATAAGTTCTTCTAAACAAGGATTATGGAGTAAACCTACTTGTGTAAATAATGTTGAAACTTATGCTAATATACCTGCTATAATGCTGAATGGTGCTAAATGGTACTCCAGCATAGGTACTGAAAATTCTAAGGGCACAAAAGTTTTTGCGCTTGGTGGAAAAATCAATAATGTAGGCCTTGTTGAAGTTCCAATGGGTACAACTTTAAGAGAAATAATATTTGAAATAGGTGGAGGAATACCTAATAATAAGAAATTTAAAGCAGTTCAAACTGGAGGTCCTTCAGGCGGATGTATACCATCTAAGTTTTTAGATACACCTATTGACTTTGATTCCTTAAATGCAATAGGCTCTATGATGGGTTCAGGCGGTATGCTTGTTTTAGATGAAACAGATTGTATGGTTAATATAGCTAAGTTCTTTTTAGAGTTTACAGTTGATGAATCTTGTGGTAAATGTACTCCTTGCCGTATAGGAAATAAGCGATTACACGAAATATTAACTAGAATTACAGAAGGCAAAGGATCTGAGCAAGATTTATATGACTTAAAGGATCTTGCTGAGACAATAAAAGACACTTCTTTGTGTGGTCTTGGAAAAACATCACCAAATCCAGTGCTAAGTACAATGAAATATTTTATGAACGAATATGAAGATCATGTTATTCATAAAAAATGTAGCGCAGGTTCATGTCAAGCATTACTCGATTATTTTATAACTGATAAGTGTATAGGCTGTACAAAATGTTCTAAAATTTGTCCTGCTAATGCTATAAGTGGAAAAGTAAAAGAGACTCACGTAATAGACAATGAACAATGTCTTAAATGCGGAGCTTGCTTAGATGCATGTAAATTTAATGCCATAATAAAAAAATAGTTGGTGAGGTGATAATATGAATTTAGTTAATTTAACTATAAACAATAAAGATATATCCATTCCTAAGGGAACTACTATTTTAGAAGCTGCAAAAGGATTAAATATAAAAATACCTACTCTATGTCATTTGGACCTTCATAATATAAAAATGGTTAACAAATCTGCTTCATGTCGTGTATGCGTAGTTGAGATTGAAGGAAAAAATAATTTGTTTCCAGCATGCTCTACTCTTGTTAAAGAAGGCATGGTAATTAGAACAGATACACTAAGAGCTATAAAAGCACGTCGTACTATAGTTGAACTACTTTTATCTAATCATCCTCAAGATTGTCTTCTTTGTGACAAAAATACAAATTGCGAGCTTCAAACTTTAGCCGCTGACCTTGGAATTTCAGAAATCAAATATAAAGGTCAAACATCAAATCATGGAGTAGATAAGTCAAGTTACTCTATAGTAAAAAACCTAGATAAGTGCATTTTATGTAGACGTTGCGAAACTATGTGTAGTGAGGTTCAAACAGTAAATGTATTATCTGGAGTTGATAGAGGTTTTGAAACTATTGTATCTCCTTCTTTTTACCATTCTATGCACGAAAGTTCATGTACCTTCTGTGGTCAATGTCTAGCAGTATGTCCTACAGCAGCGTTAACAGAGGTAAATAATATACCAAAAGTATGGAACGCTTTATCAGATAAAAACAAAACTGTTATAGTTCAAGTAGCACCTGCAGTTAGAGTTGCTTTAGGAGAAGAATTCGGTATGAAACCCGGCAAACTTGTTACAGGTAAAATAGTTACTGCTCTTAAAAATCTAGGATTTGATAAAGTATTTGATACCGATTTTGCTGCTGATTTAACTATAATAGAAGAAGCTTCAGAACTTATTCACAGAATAGAATCAAATG
The window above is part of the Tepidibacter aestuarii genome. Proteins encoded here:
- the asnS gene encoding asparagine--tRNA ligase, producing MKNILVKEIYRETQKYSDQTIQISGWIRTLRSSKAFGFIEINDGSFFKNIQVVFEENLENFKEISKLSISTSIIVEGKLALTPGSKQPFEIKATKIIVEGESSNEYPLQKKRHTLEYLRTIAHLRPRSNTFSAVFRVRSIAAYAIHKFFQEQGFVYTHTPVITGSDCEGAGEMFRITTLDMKNPAIDEDGNVDYSKDFFGKETNLTVSGQLEAEAYALAFRNIYTFGPTFRAENSNTSRHASEFWMIEPEIAFADLNDYMNLAEDMMKYLINYVMENAPEEMEFFNKFIDKELLDRLNNVVNSDFGRITYTEAVEILKNSGKEFDYPVEWGCDLQTEHERYLTDEVYKKPLFVTDYPKDIKSFYMRLNDDNKTVAAADLLVPGVGEIIGGSQREERLDILESRMKEMNLNEEDYWWYLELRKFGGTKHAGYGLGFERAIMYLTGMGNIRDVIPFPRTPKSAEF
- a CDS encoding CDIF630_02480 family spore surface protein — its product is MKNKDKRNKFTNLAESHETAAWADIESVFDETNVSIPSQRATEEAKEWVDDENQK
- a CDS encoding CidA/LrgA family protein, yielding MKLFRQLGIILFICLLGEVISNFLAFPLPGSIIGMILLFIALSTGIIELYMIADISKFLLNNLAFFFIPAGVGLISSLDILKGQWFILFFISIISTILVILTTGTTIQILKRRRD
- a CDS encoding LrgB family protein; the encoded protein is MSFVDNPIFGILITIIAFEISVFINKKTKLPILNPVFISMIIIISFLLVLNIDFDSYNKGGSYITFFLTPATVILAVPLYKQFDLLKKNLLPILIGVFIGCLTSISSIIFLSKYLNVNTQIGLSLIPKSITTPIGIEVSNQIGGIPSITIICIIITGVIGAVLGPSVCKFFKIKDKIAIGVSIGTSSHALGTTKAMELGETEGAMSSLSIGIAGIITVLLTPILIKFIG
- the nuoE gene encoding NADH-quinone oxidoreductase subunit NuoE; amino-acid sequence: MLQKSLSKDKFNELDDFISSLEDKKGALIEVLHKAQHIFGYLPKDVQLFISKKLNVPSSKVFGVVSFYSYFTTKPRGKYVVNICLGTVCFVKGADKIMEKFEQTLNIKCGETTPDGKFTLEGLRCVGACGLAPVVVINEKVYGHVTLDDVEKILSNYNNEVEEKELAQSSI
- a CDS encoding NADH-quinone oxidoreductase subunit NuoF, which codes for MSKIKSFKDLINLNETLKPLIDMRNNTHFEDTDTNLKEILVCGGTGCHSAESDKIIENLKASIKSNNLLNKVKVSLTGCFGFCAKGPIVKIFPDNVFYVNVSPKDAEEIISEHILKGNVIDRLLFEEPTINQKVKKHDDMSFYKKQMRIALRNCGLINPEDINEYIAENGYMALGEAITSMSREEVIDVLKKSGLRGRGGAGFPTGLKWESTLNASSHEKYVICNADEGDPGAFMDRSVLEGDPHSVLEAMIINGYAIGSNNGYIYIRAEYPLAIHRLRIAIDQAREFGFLGKDILGTGFDFDIELKYGAGAFVCGEATALIHSIEGNRGEPRMKTISSSKQGLWSKPTCVNNVETYANIPAIMLNGAKWYSSIGTENSKGTKVFALGGKINNVGLVEVPMGTTLREIIFEIGGGIPNNKKFKAVQTGGPSGGCIPSKFLDTPIDFDSLNAIGSMMGSGGMLVLDETDCMVNIAKFFLEFTVDESCGKCTPCRIGNKRLHEILTRITEGKGSEQDLYDLKDLAETIKDTSLCGLGKTSPNPVLSTMKYFMNEYEDHVIHKKCSAGSCQALLDYFITDKCIGCTKCSKICPANAISGKVKETHVIDNEQCLKCGACLDACKFNAIIKK
- a CDS encoding NADH-dependent [FeFe] hydrogenase, group A6, with translation MNLVNLTINNKDISIPKGTTILEAAKGLNIKIPTLCHLDLHNIKMVNKSASCRVCVVEIEGKNNLFPACSTLVKEGMVIRTDTLRAIKARRTIVELLLSNHPQDCLLCDKNTNCELQTLAADLGISEIKYKGQTSNHGVDKSSYSIVKNLDKCILCRRCETMCSEVQTVNVLSGVDRGFETIVSPSFYHSMHESSCTFCGQCLAVCPTAALTEVNNIPKVWNALSDKNKTVIVQVAPAVRVALGEEFGMKPGKLVTGKIVTALKNLGFDKVFDTDFAADLTIIEEASELIHRIESNENLPILTSCCPAWVKFFEHQFPDLLDIPSTCKSPHEMFGAIAKTYLAKNMNIKPENMVVVSIMPCVAKKYEAARPELSNETTKDVDIVITTREFAKMIKEAGIDFNSLEDDNFDNPLGESTGASVIFGTTGGVLEAALRTAYEWITNDTLDNVEFNQLRGMDGIKEASIKINDMNINVAVANGLGNARKILEDIQSGKSNYHAIEIMACPGGCIGGGGQPYHHGNLDIISERAKGLYQEDRSKKTRKSHENIYVQNLYRDFLGKPYGEKAHKLLHTYYHKRATE